The Opitutales bacterium ASA1 genome window below encodes:
- the nhaC gene encoding Na+/H+ antiporter NhaC encodes MTTRTIRPPTLLEALVPVVLMIVFLGLSVIDAGKVADVPVLAPILRILGELPVVGSLVESGLSPHIPLVFGTVVASLFCLRLGFTWAEIQQGIVDGIVVALPACLILMVIGMLIGTWILSGIVPTMIHYGLRLVSPGVFLFASCLICALVSLATGSSWSTAGTVGIALVGVGQGLGIPAPMVAGAIVSGSYFGDKMSPLSDTTNLAPGVAGVDLFVHVRHMLYTTGPALAVSLVLYLALGYGYAAEAVDTRAIAELLAALEASFTIHWSLLLPPTLVIVMVVLRVPALPALLGGAVIGGLVAMVAQGADLAEVVDVAQVGYVSETRLQAVDELLSRGGMESMLYTVALILCALAFGGVMERSGMLGVLAGAVLRFARTTGSLVFVTVATCMGMNVIAPDQYLSVVVPGRMYRAAYHRAGLHPKNLSRALEDGGTLSSPLVPWNTCGAYMWATLGVFPFAYLPFAFLNLLNPLVSILYGFTGWTMHKADSAPSDTKG; translated from the coding sequence ATGACCACTCGCACCATCCGCCCGCCCACCCTGCTCGAGGCTCTCGTGCCGGTGGTGCTCATGATCGTGTTCCTCGGTTTGTCCGTGATCGACGCGGGCAAGGTGGCGGACGTGCCCGTCCTCGCCCCGATTCTTCGGATTCTCGGCGAGCTGCCCGTGGTCGGCAGTCTCGTCGAGAGCGGCCTCTCTCCGCACATCCCTCTGGTCTTCGGGACGGTCGTCGCCTCGCTCTTCTGCCTGCGTCTCGGCTTCACCTGGGCGGAGATTCAACAGGGCATCGTCGACGGCATCGTGGTCGCCCTGCCGGCGTGTCTCATCCTCATGGTGATCGGGATGCTCATCGGCACGTGGATCCTCTCCGGCATCGTGCCGACGATGATCCACTACGGCCTCCGACTCGTCTCGCCCGGCGTGTTTCTCTTCGCCTCGTGCCTGATCTGCGCGCTCGTCTCCCTCGCCACCGGCAGCTCGTGGTCCACCGCGGGCACGGTCGGGATCGCCCTCGTCGGCGTCGGCCAGGGTCTCGGCATCCCCGCCCCGATGGTGGCCGGCGCGATCGTCTCCGGCTCCTACTTCGGCGACAAGATGTCGCCCCTGTCGGACACGACGAATCTCGCCCCCGGCGTCGCCGGCGTGGATCTCTTCGTCCACGTGCGCCACATGCTCTACACGACCGGGCCCGCCCTCGCGGTGTCGCTCGTGCTGTATTTGGCTCTCGGGTACGGCTACGCCGCCGAGGCGGTCGACACGCGTGCGATCGCGGAGCTTCTCGCCGCCCTCGAAGCCTCGTTCACCATCCACTGGTCGTTGCTCCTGCCGCCGACGTTGGTGATCGTCATGGTCGTGCTGCGCGTACCGGCTCTGCCCGCCCTTCTCGGCGGTGCGGTGATCGGCGGTCTCGTCGCCATGGTCGCGCAGGGCGCCGATCTCGCGGAGGTGGTGGACGTCGCCCAAGTCGGCTACGTATCCGAGACCCGACTACAGGCGGTCGACGAGCTGCTCAGCCGCGGCGGCATGGAGAGCATGCTCTACACGGTGGCGCTGATCCTCTGCGCGCTCGCCTTCGGCGGTGTGATGGAGCGCAGCGGCATGCTCGGCGTCCTCGCCGGCGCCGTCCTGCGGTTCGCGCGGACGACCGGCTCGCTCGTGTTCGTGACGGTCGCCACGTGCATGGGCATGAACGTGATCGCACCCGACCAATACCTTTCGGTCGTCGTGCCGGGGCGCATGTACCGCGCCGCCTACCACCGCGCCGGTCTGCACCCGAAGAACCTCTCCCGTGCCCTCGAGGACGGCGGCACGCTCAGCTCGCCGCTGGTGCCGTGGAACACCTGCGGCGCCTACATGTGGGCGACGCTCGGCGTGTTTCCCTTCGCCTATCTGCCCTTCGCCTTCCTCAACCTCCTCAACCCGCTCGTCTCGATTCTCTACGGGTTCACCGGCTGGACGATGCACAAGGCCGACTCCGCCCCTTCCGACACGAAGGGGTAG
- a CDS encoding aldo/keto reductase produces MQQRGFGSDGTKVSEVGLGTWQLGGSWSEVDDASAARVLETAVARGIDFFDTADVYGDGRSETRIGGFLRAHGARVFVATKLGRSGNPGWPANFSREVFFAHAEASRRRLRVDALDLIQMHCLPADLLRAGECFDWLRAMQSEGLVRRWGASVETMDEALTCLAQPGLAALQIIFNVYRQKPIDVLFEEARAKNVALIVRLPLASGLLSGKFTTRTTFAPDDHRNFNRDGQSFNVGETFAGIPFDKGVELTEELKTLVPADIPLSRLALRWILDHEAVTVVIPGATRPAQVDANADASETPTLSAELHAKLRTFYRERVAPHIRGPY; encoded by the coding sequence ATGCAGCAACGCGGATTCGGTAGCGACGGCACGAAGGTCTCCGAGGTCGGCCTCGGCACTTGGCAACTCGGTGGATCTTGGAGCGAGGTCGACGACGCGAGCGCGGCACGCGTGTTGGAGACCGCCGTCGCGCGTGGTATCGACTTTTTCGATACCGCCGACGTCTACGGCGACGGTCGCAGCGAGACGCGCATCGGCGGTTTTCTTCGCGCGCACGGCGCACGCGTCTTCGTCGCCACCAAACTCGGTCGCAGCGGCAATCCCGGCTGGCCCGCCAACTTCTCCCGCGAGGTCTTCTTCGCCCACGCCGAGGCCTCGCGCCGCCGCCTCCGCGTCGACGCGCTCGACTTGATCCAGATGCACTGCCTCCCGGCGGATCTCCTCCGCGCCGGGGAGTGCTTCGACTGGCTGCGCGCCATGCAGTCCGAGGGGCTGGTGCGGCGCTGGGGCGCGAGTGTCGAGACGATGGACGAAGCCCTCACGTGCCTCGCCCAACCCGGCCTCGCCGCCTTGCAGATCATCTTCAACGTCTACCGACAGAAGCCCATCGACGTGTTGTTCGAAGAGGCCCGCGCGAAGAACGTCGCGCTGATCGTCCGCCTCCCGCTCGCCTCGGGTCTGCTCTCCGGCAAGTTCACGACCCGCACGACGTTCGCCCCCGACGATCACCGCAACTTCAACCGCGACGGCCAAAGCTTCAACGTCGGCGAGACCTTCGCCGGCATCCCCTTCGATAAGGGCGTGGAACTGACCGAGGAGCTGAAGACTCTCGTCCCTGCCGACATCCCCCTCTCCCGCCTCGCCCTCCGCTGGATCCTCGATCACGAAGCGGTGACGGTGGTCATCCCCGGTGCCACGCGACCCGCGCAGGTCGATGCCAACGCCGACGCTTCCGAGACACCGACCCTCTCCGCCGAGCTGCACGCGAAGTTGCGCACGTTCTATCGCGAGCGGGTCGCACCGCACATCCGCGGGCCCTACTGA
- a CDS encoding gluconokinase has translation MVVIVMGVSGCGKSTVGRLLAERTSAAFLDADDFHPPANVAKMRAGTPLTDEDRAGWLRRLRDEIETALRAGTSLVLACSALRETYRRTLARPGEDVRFVHLVGTFESLHARIAERKDHYMPPALLRSQFATLETPPYAVEIAADERLDASVARIVQRLRADEGRIRP, from the coding sequence GTGGTGGTCATCGTCATGGGAGTCTCCGGCTGCGGCAAATCGACCGTCGGCCGCCTGCTCGCCGAGCGCACGTCGGCGGCGTTTCTCGACGCCGACGATTTTCATCCGCCCGCCAACGTCGCCAAGATGCGCGCCGGCACTCCGCTCACCGACGAGGACCGCGCGGGGTGGTTGCGCCGTCTGCGCGACGAGATCGAGACTGCCTTGCGGGCCGGCACGTCGCTCGTCCTCGCCTGCTCCGCTCTGCGCGAGACCTACCGGCGCACGCTCGCCCGCCCCGGCGAAGACGTCCGCTTCGTCCATCTCGTCGGCACGTTCGAGAGCCTGCATGCCCGCATTGCGGAGCGCAAAGACCACTACATGCCGCCCGCGCTCCTTCGCAGCCAGTTCGCCACGCTCGAAACGCCCCCTTACGCCGTCGAAATCGCCGCCGATGAACGACTCGACGCGTCCGTGGCGCGGATCGTGCAACGGCTCCGCGCAGACGAAGGACGCATCCGACCATGA
- a CDS encoding copper-translocating P-type ATPase — translation MAAGVVDRCFWDVSECEITNHERTERTIAADPGIGHDEAAWHRGWLKIAIALVLAGQGMAFGLAANMSPPTGAAYWVLHGGLAASALAVLVLLGGPLLRESAQTLRAGRLTVDLLFLVTLSGALGVSVFSTVRGAGPVFYELAAILLAIYTTGKLLGARSRAKALQAVDELRAEHDTCVLVEADGSQRTVRSADVEQGQRILVSAGGSIGVDGIVRHGRSWVDTTPLTGEPHPIEAGPGAEVAAGMRAIDGVLTVEATVAGTKRRLDRMLAEIEQAGLRPSRIQAMADRLAGRFVPLVVATAVGTIWYWGVRGGLVPAVENGLAVLVVACPCALGLATPLGVWAGLVALGRIGIVARSGDFLEALAQVNSAVFDKTGTLFEPGARAASLRVVPQGAFSAGRMRAALALAEGGVEHPIARAVVDACASSDETEDGDGGGLELVEARVVSGRGIRARLLDASPGEAPKERDMLVGSARWLEELGIDFGAFEEPTRPASGHVLRIAIDGIAAGELVLDEAPRTRVQEVFAQLQKLGVRAEISTGDPRFPAEVWSDVPRAVGVAPEDKAERVREIRATGARVLFVGDGVNDAPALACADASIALRSGAGLARSNAMAVVAGAGLGGIPEAIRRSRRVMRAIRSNLAFAAVYNTVAMMLAAAGLINPILAALLMAGSSVIVSTRVLRA, via the coding sequence TTGGCAGCGGGCGTGGTGGACCGTTGCTTCTGGGACGTGTCGGAATGCGAGATCACGAACCACGAGCGCACGGAGAGGACCATCGCGGCCGATCCCGGCATAGGCCATGACGAGGCGGCGTGGCACCGTGGTTGGTTGAAGATCGCGATCGCGCTCGTGCTCGCGGGGCAGGGCATGGCGTTCGGGCTCGCGGCCAACATGTCGCCTCCGACCGGGGCGGCCTACTGGGTGTTGCACGGCGGCTTGGCGGCGAGCGCATTGGCCGTGCTCGTCTTGCTCGGTGGCCCGCTGCTGCGCGAAAGTGCGCAGACCCTCCGCGCCGGGCGGCTCACGGTCGATCTGCTCTTCCTCGTCACGCTGTCGGGGGCGTTGGGTGTCTCGGTCTTCTCGACCGTGCGCGGTGCGGGACCGGTCTTCTACGAACTCGCGGCGATCCTGCTCGCGATCTACACCACGGGCAAACTGCTCGGAGCGCGCTCGCGGGCGAAGGCCTTGCAGGCCGTGGACGAACTACGCGCGGAGCACGACACGTGTGTGCTCGTGGAGGCGGACGGCTCGCAACGCACGGTGCGGTCGGCGGACGTGGAGCAAGGGCAACGCATCCTCGTCTCGGCAGGAGGATCGATCGGCGTGGACGGCATCGTGCGGCACGGTCGGTCGTGGGTCGACACGACCCCGCTCACGGGAGAGCCGCACCCGATCGAAGCGGGGCCGGGCGCCGAGGTGGCGGCGGGCATGCGTGCGATCGACGGCGTGTTGACCGTCGAGGCCACGGTCGCGGGCACGAAACGCCGGCTCGATCGGATGTTGGCGGAGATCGAACAGGCGGGGCTGCGCCCGTCGCGCATCCAAGCGATGGCGGACCGGCTCGCGGGGCGTTTCGTGCCGCTCGTCGTGGCGACAGCGGTCGGGACGATCTGGTATTGGGGCGTACGGGGCGGCCTCGTGCCGGCGGTCGAAAACGGGCTCGCGGTGCTCGTCGTGGCGTGCCCGTGTGCGTTGGGGTTGGCGACACCGTTGGGCGTGTGGGCGGGATTGGTCGCGCTCGGCCGAATCGGGATCGTGGCGCGCAGCGGCGATTTCTTGGAGGCACTCGCGCAGGTGAATAGCGCGGTCTTCGACAAGACGGGCACCCTGTTCGAGCCGGGTGCACGCGCCGCGAGTCTTCGGGTGGTCCCGCAAGGGGCGTTTTCGGCCGGGAGGATGCGTGCCGCGTTGGCGTTGGCGGAGGGCGGAGTCGAACACCCGATCGCTCGGGCGGTCGTGGATGCGTGCGCGAGCTCGGACGAGACCGAGGACGGCGACGGGGGCGGGCTCGAACTGGTGGAAGCACGCGTCGTATCCGGAAGAGGGATACGGGCACGCCTGCTCGATGCGTCGCCGGGCGAGGCGCCGAAGGAGCGCGACATGCTCGTGGGTTCGGCGCGCTGGTTGGAAGAGCTCGGGATCGACTTCGGCGCGTTCGAGGAACCCACGCGTCCGGCGAGCGGCCATGTGCTGCGCATCGCGATCGACGGCATCGCCGCCGGCGAACTGGTGCTCGACGAAGCACCGCGCACGCGCGTGCAGGAGGTTTTCGCGCAGTTGCAGAAACTGGGTGTGCGCGCGGAGATCTCCACGGGCGATCCGCGGTTTCCCGCCGAGGTGTGGAGCGACGTGCCGCGGGCGGTCGGCGTCGCGCCCGAGGACAAGGCGGAGCGTGTGCGGGAGATACGAGCCACGGGCGCACGGGTGCTCTTCGTGGGCGACGGGGTGAACGATGCGCCCGCGCTCGCGTGCGCCGACGCTTCGATCGCTTTGCGAAGCGGGGCCGGCTTGGCGCGCAGCAACGCCATGGCGGTCGTCGCAGGTGCGGGGCTCGGTGGTATCCCGGAAGCGATTCGGCGGTCGCGACGGGTGATGCGTGCGATCCGGAGCAATCTCGCGTTCGCCGCCGTCTACAACACCGTCGCGATGATGCTCGCGGCCGCAGGGTTGATCAACCCGATCCTAGCGGCGCTGTTGATGGCCGGCTCGAGCGTGATCGTTTCGACGCGGGTGCTGCGGGCGTGA
- a CDS encoding DUF4914 family protein: protein MTRWFPFPVPADAADLLEAAPRVTVASSAAELVALAVRDANAQTGGWHDVAYDVPGRGSVMEVRVCRVRNGIAANYVEPYMRRRDPDCMVIGDDRPTDKPTYRERFGADFGPVRRDTLAWLKKQPLAVFVFHAGIAEKGTDAIVIAPDNAGFFALGLALLQGILAPSAAPAGFQPRSIIYVAPPFRHTHFAGRQVVVHNRLENRHELFSYNLYPGPSAKKGIYGVLLNIGEQEGWVTMHCSTVQVVTPYDNKIVISHEGASGGGKSEMLEHVHRQRDGSLLLGRNLLNDDVRTLTLPRACDLRPVTDDMALCHPSLEKGRGKLTLMDAEDAWFVRVNHIERYGTDPHLEELTIHPKSPLLFLNIEAKPDGTALIWDHIEDAPGKRCPNPRVIVPRDEVPHVVKGAVDVDIRSFGVRCPPCTREQPSYGILGMFHILPPALAWLWRLVAPRGHANPSIVQSEGMSSEGVGSYWPFATGRRVDHANLLLRQILETPEVRYVLVPNQHIGAWEVSFMPQWVAREYLARRGGARFSRSMMRASRCPLLGYTPGKVVVEGRTIGPWLFEVDQQPEVGPQAYDRGAEILQEFFARELSQFLEPDLMELGRKIIDTCLAQGTLADYEALIAHETLVAD, encoded by the coding sequence ATGACGCGCTGGTTCCCGTTTCCGGTGCCGGCCGACGCGGCCGACCTGCTCGAGGCGGCCCCGCGGGTCACGGTCGCGTCGAGCGCGGCCGAGCTCGTGGCGCTCGCGGTGCGCGACGCGAACGCGCAGACCGGAGGTTGGCACGACGTCGCCTACGACGTGCCGGGGCGGGGATCCGTGATGGAGGTGCGCGTGTGCCGGGTGCGCAACGGCATCGCGGCAAACTACGTCGAGCCCTACATGCGTCGGCGGGATCCGGATTGCATGGTCATCGGCGACGACCGCCCGACCGACAAGCCGACCTACCGCGAGCGTTTCGGGGCCGACTTCGGGCCGGTGCGGCGCGACACCTTGGCGTGGTTGAAGAAGCAGCCTCTGGCGGTCTTCGTCTTTCACGCGGGGATTGCGGAGAAGGGTACGGATGCGATCGTCATCGCTCCGGACAACGCGGGGTTCTTCGCGCTCGGTCTGGCGTTGTTGCAAGGGATCCTCGCGCCGAGCGCCGCGCCGGCGGGTTTTCAGCCGAGGTCGATCATCTACGTCGCGCCGCCGTTTCGCCACACGCACTTCGCGGGTAGACAGGTCGTGGTCCACAACCGCCTCGAGAATCGGCACGAACTCTTCAGCTACAACCTCTACCCGGGACCGAGTGCGAAGAAGGGCATCTACGGCGTGCTGCTCAACATCGGCGAGCAGGAAGGGTGGGTAACGATGCACTGCTCCACCGTCCAAGTCGTCACTCCTTACGACAACAAGATCGTGATCTCGCACGAGGGCGCGAGCGGCGGAGGCAAGAGCGAGATGCTCGAGCACGTGCATCGCCAGCGCGACGGCTCGCTCCTGCTCGGGCGCAACCTGCTCAACGACGACGTGCGCACGCTCACGCTCCCGCGTGCGTGTGATCTGCGGCCCGTGACCGACGACATGGCTTTGTGCCATCCCTCGCTGGAGAAAGGGCGCGGCAAGCTCACGCTCATGGATGCGGAGGACGCGTGGTTCGTGCGCGTCAACCACATCGAGCGTTACGGCACCGATCCGCACTTGGAGGAACTCACCATCCATCCGAAGTCGCCGTTGTTGTTTCTCAACATCGAGGCCAAGCCGGACGGGACGGCGTTGATCTGGGACCACATCGAGGACGCGCCCGGCAAGCGCTGCCCGAACCCGCGCGTCATCGTCCCGCGCGACGAGGTGCCGCACGTGGTGAAGGGAGCGGTCGACGTGGACATCCGCAGCTTCGGCGTGCGCTGCCCGCCGTGTACACGAGAGCAACCGAGCTACGGGATCCTCGGCATGTTCCACATCCTCCCGCCGGCGCTCGCGTGGTTGTGGCGGTTGGTCGCACCGCGCGGACACGCCAATCCGAGCATCGTGCAGAGCGAAGGGATGTCGTCGGAAGGGGTGGGGTCGTACTGGCCATTCGCCACCGGGCGTCGGGTCGACCACGCCAACCTGCTGCTCCGCCAAATCCTCGAGACTCCGGAGGTGCGCTACGTGCTCGTGCCCAACCAGCACATCGGGGCGTGGGAAGTGAGTTTCATGCCGCAATGGGTGGCGCGCGAGTATCTCGCACGGCGGGGCGGGGCTCGTTTCTCGCGCAGCATGATGCGAGCGTCTCGGTGTCCACTTCTCGGATACACGCCGGGCAAGGTCGTGGTCGAAGGGCGCACGATCGGTCCGTGGTTGTTCGAGGTGGACCAGCAACCGGAGGTCGGCCCTCAGGCCTACGATCGTGGAGCCGAGATCCTGCAGGAGTTCTTCGCGCGGGAACTCTCGCAGTTCCTCGAACCCGATCTGATGGAGCTCGGGCGCAAGATCATCGACACCTGCCTCGCGCAAGGGACGCTGGCCGACTACGAAGCGTTGATCGCACACGAGACGCTCGTGGCGGATTGA
- a CDS encoding 3-deoxy-D-manno-octulosonic acid kinase yields MTPRVTRSAHAVVLSDADSPHVVSAEQFDPAWWRSRDLVVGGARGRGDVVFVRAGAETWVLRHFYRGGGMAHVSPDRYVWLGLERTRMWREWRMLAELRHRGLPVPAPIGARVSRRGLLYRGDILTRLIEGTETLADFIQREPLPASEWRAVGKLLASFQRAGVRHDDINVRNVLRHPDGTLSLIDFDKARFASPGAWSRHNLARFRRSLDKLGRRHAALHFREADWSDLEAGYTERPAP; encoded by the coding sequence GTGACACCCCGAGTCACCCGGTCGGCGCACGCCGTCGTACTCAGCGACGCCGATTCGCCTCACGTCGTGAGCGCGGAACAGTTCGATCCCGCGTGGTGGCGTTCGCGCGACCTCGTCGTGGGCGGCGCACGCGGTCGCGGAGACGTGGTCTTCGTGCGCGCCGGCGCGGAGACGTGGGTGCTGCGACATTTCTACCGCGGCGGCGGTATGGCGCATGTGAGCCCCGACCGTTACGTCTGGCTCGGCCTCGAGCGTACCCGCATGTGGCGCGAATGGCGCATGCTCGCCGAGTTGCGGCACCGAGGCCTCCCCGTCCCTGCACCGATCGGTGCGCGCGTCTCCCGCCGCGGGCTGCTCTACCGCGGCGACATCCTCACCCGCCTGATCGAGGGCACGGAGACGCTCGCCGACTTCATCCAACGCGAACCGCTGCCCGCCTCCGAATGGCGCGCCGTGGGCAAACTGCTCGCTTCGTTTCAACGCGCAGGCGTGCGCCACGACGACATCAACGTCCGCAACGTCCTCCGCCACCCCGACGGCACGCTCTCTCTGATCGATTTCGACAAGGCCCGCTTCGCTTCACCCGGCGCGTGGTCGAGGCACAACCTCGCCCGCTTCCGGCGCTCGCTCGACAAACTCGGCCGCCGACACGCCGCGCTCCACTTCCGCGAGGCGGATTGGTCCGATCTGGAAGCCGGTTACACCGAGCGCCCGGCACCGTAG
- the hemH gene encoding ferrochelatase yields the protein MAKKAVLLVNLGSPDSTSVKDVRRYLDEFLSDDRVIDAPKPIQQFVLKCFILPRRPKQSAHAYQSIWQPEGSPLMITSKRLRTLVQAGLDVPVELAMRYGNPSIPSVLAQIAASGVEELFLVPLYPHYAMSSYETVVVRVHEEIRAKYPGIRVSTLQPFPDDPEYIEALYQSAKADLDSGYDMVLFSYHGIPVRHLRKADSSKAHCQIVPDCCTTCSPAHATCYRAQCVKTTEAFVRRAGIPKEKWFLSFQSRLAGEPWLQPYTDHTLERFGKEGVKRLLVMTPAFVSDCLETLEEIAEEGKETFVEAGGGYFKQIPCLNEHPLWVQFLQKRVRGWLEKSTLAPL from the coding sequence ATGGCCAAAAAAGCGGTTCTTCTCGTCAACCTCGGGTCCCCCGACTCCACGTCGGTGAAGGACGTGCGGCGCTACCTCGACGAATTTCTCTCGGACGACCGCGTGATCGATGCGCCCAAGCCGATCCAGCAATTCGTCCTGAAGTGCTTCATCCTGCCTCGGCGCCCGAAACAATCCGCGCACGCCTACCAGAGCATCTGGCAGCCCGAAGGTTCGCCGCTGATGATCACGAGCAAGCGGCTCCGCACGCTCGTGCAGGCCGGCCTCGACGTGCCGGTCGAGCTGGCCATGCGCTACGGCAACCCGTCGATTCCGTCCGTGCTCGCGCAGATCGCCGCATCCGGCGTCGAGGAGTTGTTTCTCGTGCCCCTCTATCCGCATTACGCCATGTCGAGTTACGAGACGGTCGTCGTGCGCGTGCACGAGGAGATCCGGGCCAAATACCCCGGCATCCGCGTCTCCACGCTCCAACCCTTCCCCGACGACCCGGAATACATCGAGGCGCTCTACCAGAGCGCGAAGGCCGACCTCGATTCCGGCTACGACATGGTCCTGTTCAGCTACCACGGCATCCCCGTGCGCCACCTGCGCAAGGCCGACTCCTCGAAGGCGCATTGCCAGATCGTGCCCGACTGTTGCACGACGTGCAGCCCTGCGCACGCCACCTGTTATCGCGCACAATGCGTAAAGACCACCGAGGCCTTCGTCCGCCGCGCCGGCATCCCGAAGGAGAAATGGTTTCTCTCCTTCCAATCCCGTCTCGCCGGCGAACCGTGGCTGCAGCCCTACACCGATCACACGCTCGAGCGTTTCGGCAAAGAGGGTGTGAAACGCCTGCTCGTGATGACGCCCGCCTTCGTCTCCGACTGCTTGGAAACACTCGAGGAGATCGCCGAGGAAGGGAAAGAGACGTTCGTCGAAGCCGGCGGAGGTTACTTCAAACAGATCCCGTGCCTCAACGAGCACCCGCTCTGGGTCCAGTTCCTCCAGAAACGCGTTCGCGGTTGGCTGGAGAAATCGACCCTCGCTCCGCTCTGA
- a CDS encoding class I SAM-dependent methyltransferase, with the protein MNAAEQARLARAEDRLWYSRILRERVRHACGEASLPNGASVLDAGCGTGGLLRGLAAWRADLRLHGVDLSPEACEHARAQGGAEIREGSIEELPYEDARFRAIVSTDVLTQVESPLLALVECFRCLEPGGWLVVNSAALPWLWSYHDERVQSLRRFRTRELRTLIRQAGFELRALTHWNCLLLPLAVLRRKVFPRGDGASDVSVPPAPINAALGGVARLEHLLGRAGLRYPIGSSLFAVARRPMRRTRVHES; encoded by the coding sequence ATGAACGCCGCCGAACAAGCCCGCCTCGCCCGTGCGGAGGACCGCCTCTGGTACTCGCGCATCCTGCGGGAACGCGTGCGACACGCCTGCGGGGAGGCGAGCCTGCCGAACGGCGCGAGCGTGCTCGATGCGGGCTGCGGCACCGGTGGGCTCCTGCGGGGATTGGCGGCGTGGCGAGCGGACCTGCGGTTGCACGGCGTGGATCTTTCCCCGGAGGCGTGCGAGCATGCGCGCGCGCAGGGAGGTGCCGAAATCCGGGAAGGATCGATCGAGGAACTGCCGTACGAGGACGCGCGGTTTCGGGCGATCGTTTCGACCGACGTGCTCACGCAGGTCGAGTCGCCGTTGCTCGCGCTGGTCGAGTGCTTCCGTTGCCTCGAGCCGGGCGGATGGTTGGTGGTCAACTCTGCTGCGCTGCCGTGGTTGTGGTCCTACCACGACGAGCGGGTGCAGTCGTTGCGACGCTTCCGGACGCGTGAGTTGCGGACGCTGATTCGGCAGGCGGGTTTCGAGCTGCGCGCGCTGACGCACTGGAACTGCCTGCTGCTTCCGCTCGCGGTCTTGCGTCGCAAGGTATTTCCGCGGGGCGACGGAGCGAGCGACGTGAGCGTGCCGCCGGCACCGATCAACGCGGCGCTCGGTGGGGTTGCGCGGCTCGAGCACCTCCTGGGGCGCGCGGGATTGCGGTATCCGATCGGGTCGTCGCTCTTCGCCGTCGCGCGGCGGCCGATGCGGCGGACGCGCGTGCACGAGAGTTGA
- the hemG gene encoding protoporphyrinogen oxidase, protein MHREKSSKRIVVVGAGVTGLTTAWKLRREGHAVSIIERGEHAGGSIRTTRTDGWIVEAGPNTMLVNEQPLLDFFAEIGLERDLLEASKEANKRYIVRRGTPVAAPMSLGQFIGTPLLSGGAKLRLFCEPFIGRARPEVEESVGDFARRRLGREVVDYAINPLIGGIYAGDPYRLSVRHAFPTLHRFDRDHGSLVLGAIASGRARRKAGKKRFKARSISFTRGLQMIIDALVREVGDSLFSSTEIRAIDRAADGVWRISTQRTDGECRTFEADAVVVAIPARAAAALPLATGGVRPLAVLDEIEYPPVTSVALGFRREQIAHPLDGYGLLVPACEGFRILGTLFSSSLFPGRAPEGHVLLTTFVGGMRQPENARLAPDELRALVLTDLARLVGVSGDPVFTATHAWERAIPQYNLGYSRFHDAMSAAERELPGLIVGGHLRDGVSVGDCIRAGWKLAERATAG, encoded by the coding sequence ATGCACAGGGAAAAGTCGTCGAAGCGGATCGTCGTCGTCGGCGCGGGCGTCACGGGTCTCACCACGGCGTGGAAACTGCGGCGCGAAGGCCACGCGGTCTCGATCATCGAACGCGGCGAACACGCGGGCGGTTCCATCCGCACCACGCGGACCGACGGCTGGATCGTCGAAGCCGGCCCCAACACCATGCTCGTCAACGAGCAGCCGCTCCTCGACTTCTTCGCCGAGATCGGCCTCGAGCGCGATCTGCTCGAAGCCTCGAAGGAGGCGAACAAGCGCTACATCGTCCGCCGCGGCACCCCAGTGGCCGCGCCGATGTCGCTCGGTCAATTCATCGGCACGCCCCTGTTGAGCGGCGGGGCGAAGCTGAGATTGTTTTGCGAACCCTTCATCGGTCGCGCCCGCCCGGAGGTCGAAGAGAGCGTGGGCGACTTCGCCCGTCGACGCCTCGGCCGCGAGGTGGTCGACTACGCGATCAACCCGCTCATCGGCGGCATCTACGCGGGCGATCCCTATCGCCTCTCCGTGCGACACGCGTTTCCCACGCTGCATCGCTTCGACCGCGACCACGGCTCGCTCGTGCTCGGTGCCATCGCCTCCGGCCGCGCGCGGCGCAAGGCCGGCAAGAAACGCTTCAAGGCCCGCTCGATCTCCTTCACCCGTGGCCTGCAGATGATCATCGACGCACTCGTGCGCGAGGTCGGAGACTCGCTCTTCAGCTCCACCGAGATCCGCGCGATCGACCGCGCCGCCGACGGCGTTTGGCGCATCTCCACGCAACGCACCGACGGCGAATGCCGCACTTTCGAGGCCGACGCCGTGGTCGTCGCCATCCCCGCTCGCGCAGCCGCCGCGCTCCCGCTGGCCACCGGCGGAGTTCGCCCGCTCGCCGTGCTCGACGAGATCGAATACCCGCCCGTGACGAGCGTCGCCCTCGGTTTCCGCCGCGAACAGATCGCGCATCCACTCGATGGATACGGCTTGCTCGTGCCCGCCTGCGAGGGCTTCCGCATCCTCGGGACGCTCTTCAGCAGTTCGCTCTTCCCCGGGCGCGCACCGGAGGGCCACGTGTTGCTCACCACGTTCGTCGGCGGCATGCGCCAGCCGGAAAACGCCCGGCTCGCGCCCGACGAACTCCGCGCCCTCGTGCTCACAGATCTCGCGCGCCTCGTCGGCGTCTCCGGCGATCCCGTCTTCACCGCCACGCACGCTTGGGAACGCGCGATCCCGCAGTACAACCTCGGGTATTCACGTTTCCACGACGCCATGTCCGCCGCCGAGCGCGAGCTGCCCGGCTTGATCGTGGGCGGACACCTGCGCGACGGCGTCAGCGTGGGCGACTGCATCCGCGCCGGTTGGAAACTCGCCGAGCGCGCCACCGCAGGTTGA